The genomic segment TAGTGCCTGTAAATGCTGTAGTCATTTCTCAATCCATTATATTTTTAGATTGAATCGAGCGAATGAATTATCTTGAAACTCCTGTCGAGGTTGGAGTTGGTGAAAAGATCCAGGACAAATCCCGGCGGAATGCAGAAAATCAGTTCTTTGTTATTTTCCTGAAAAAGTCTCCACGAGTATACAAATACACCCAGCCAGTGGCTGTCGAGGTAATTGATTGAACTGAGGTCAATCACAAGCTGCTGAAACGGTTTTTTGGCCATATTCTCGAGTCTTTTGGATATTTTGATTGCATCCTCAGAAGAAATCTTTCCGGTAATCTCCAACACCGGAATATCCTTATGTTTCTTTGCTTTAATTTTAATTGCCATTACAGCAATTCCTCTGAAAGAAAATTGTATAGTGATGATTTTTCGTTCATTTAATCATTCATTGCCGACAAGAAAAATGATTTACCGTATATTGTCCGTTAAGCTTTTGCTTCTTGCTCTTTTTATCTGTACCTGTACACATAATCCTTCCGGGCCCGACCAGAAGGAAACATATGCGGGCACTTTCAATTATACCGTTTTTATTCCTTCAATGCCACAAGATTCATTGAGAATTGTAATCGAAATTACCGATCGTGCAATGATGGAGGATTCTCTCTGTTTCGCCCTTCCACCGGTGTATGCCGACAATCCACTTCTCGACGAAACAGGAAATAATGTTCACAATATTATAGTTTACGATTCGTCGGGAAACACAATCGGCCATACTATTGATAGTATGCAAATCGGGCCGAAGAAAAACGGCATTCTCACATTTGAAGATATCCATGCTCCCGTTACTGTTGAGTATACGGTAACATTCAATTATATCGATTCGGCATTTATGCCGCCACCATACATTGGTGAAAATACGGGATATTGTGCCGGACACTATCTTTTCGCGATTCCTCTGGCGAGCCGGGAGCTTGCTCATATCTGGCGGGACAGGCGTGATATTTCCCTCGATTATGTTCTTGGTAATGCAATTCACCTCCGGGGAGACGGTCCCGATAACGTTGAATATTCCAATGCATACGAACTACTCTTTTCCACCTTTGCCTTGGGGGGTGAAGAGCTAATTTGGGGGACCTGGGGCGGACAGGAATTCGGCATTGTTTCTCTTTCATCGGAGATTTCCCTCACAGCCTCTTTCGTGGTTTCGATTGAAAATACCGTCGCCACCCTGCTTTCTGATATCACCGGCTCCTTTATGCCTCTTAATCACCCGCTTACCGCGATGTTAGGTGTTGTTGAAGGCGGTGGCATTGAAGGGTATCATGCCTTTGCGGTTATGCGCCCCGACCCGGATGATACTCTCGGCGTTTTTAATATGGTCCTGACCCATGAAATTCTTCATAGCTGGATCGGGGTGCGCGTCGGTGATTGGGAAGATCCATGGTTTAAGGAAGGGATCACCAATTATCTGGGATTTTTGATAACAAAAAGAAATAATTATTGCTCCCGGGAATATCTGGAGAGTGTGCTCCTCAAAGATCTTAGTGATTCTCCTGATGTACAAGACTACGCTCTTTCCGATCCTTCAAACAGGATCTGGCTGTTTACGGGGCCGGATAGTCGGACCGAACTTGTGTATGTCAAAGGTGCGCAGGTTGCCATGCTTCTGGATCGAAGACTCCGGCGGGGACCTGCCGGGGTGTCGCTGGATGAGATTATCGGTGCTTTTGTCGCGGCCTGTGATGGAAGAGCATTTTACCGCTCTGAATGGGTTGAGTTCATGGAGAGCAGTGCCGGCTCAGCGGTCGATGATATTTTCGCGGAGTATGTAGACAAGCCTGGCGCCATTCCCGATTCGGTTCTTCAGGAAAATTACCTGTGGCTGGGCAATCATGGCGCCTTCGGAGATTTTGTTCTTGCAAAGAAGAGGCCCTGCGGGGATGCCTTAGCCGATATCGTGAAATGGTAATATTCCATTTATTGATTTAGTGTAAGTCTCACAAATGAGACCCCCGGTCCTGGATGTGGGACGGTGAGCTTCGATACCTGGCCTTTTTCGCTGAAAAATCCCTGATTAACCTGGTATGTCATTTGCAACGATGGCGGTTCTGGAGGGTACGGGCACCTTTTCAACGAATAGAGACGGAGAGATCGAGGACAGAATACAAGCAGGATCGCTTGTGTTGAGCATCGAACTTCTTACTGGTAGTGCCTCAAGCGAAAAATTTATTATCATTCGTCAAAAATTATAAGGAGGGAATAATGAATATCCGAGGAGCACTTCTGATTCTATATTTAGCGGCTGGGATATCCGCTCAAATAGTGTTGCCGATAAAGGACTCCTGTTTGCTTGAAGGTACTGTTATGGATGATCCTGCGGTGATTGGTTGGAGACGCATGAGCATGCCGGTTGCCGGGGCACAGGTGTATCTCAAAAAAAGTGTCGATATCGCTTATCCGATGGATAATAGCGGAAACGATCAATTGTATCCGGCGCCCTATCCCTACTATATGATTGTTGATTCGGCGAAAACCGATGCTGCCGGTGAATTCTCATTTGGAAAAAGGACGCCGGGGAATTATCGGTTAACAGTTGTGGCCGACGGTTATCATTCGAAAAACGAAGATCTGTATCTTAAAAAAGACGAAGATATCACTATCATTCTTGCGCCGGAAGGAGCGTATGGAAGTATCTCGGGTAATGTGACTGCCGCCGAGTGTCCCTCAAATCCAGATATTCTTGCTCCGTGCATAATCAGGCCGGTTTCAGGCTGCACGGTGACGGTAGTATTGGATACGTCTTTAATATATCCGGTTCCGGGGCCTGTTTTGATGGATGATTATTCGCAGAATATAATTGCCCCGGATGGTTATTACCGTGCTGTCACCGACAGCGACGGTAATTACAAAATCGACAGTATCCCGATTACCGAATCGGACCAGGCGGTCAGGGTAACAGCCCGCAAATCGGGGTATGCACCGGAAACCAAGACAACAACCCTGGATAATTTTTCGGTTTCCATAATCAATTTTTCTTTGACAGAAGCCTATGCCAATTCCGCAACCAATATTCTTCGAAACGTACATTTCACTGCCGCTACCGATAAGGCAGTATATACTCCCGGTAATGAAGTGCGGGTGATGTACAAGGTGAAAAATAATTCTCAACGTACCGTTACCTATGAGATGGGGGGCTGCCAGTATGGTCTTCTCGTTGAGCATGGTCAGGGCGATATTGTATACGAGTATCCGGGGACTATGTTCTGTCCTGCCTATGTTGTAACCCGGACACTGGACCCCGGCGATAGTCTGGTTTTTCATTTTCCCGCTTTCAACGCCCCCGATCAGGCCGGCACCTTCACGGCTACCGCATGGATATTGAATCATGACAGCACCAAAGTATCGGTCGATTTTTCTGTAGATACTGCTCTGCCGGCCCTGTCGGGAACCGGCCTTGGAAAGGGGAAAAGCCTTGAAGAATTATCCTTTGGAACAACCTCCGGGACCCTGGAATTCAGTATCGATAAGGCGCAGGTGATTTCGATTGAGGCGTTTCTGCTTAACGGCAAAACCATCCCCTTGATCTCACGCAGATATATGAACGCCGGCCGGCATGAAATTTCCCTGAATGAACGAGTATTGTCAAGCAAAGCGGCGGTTTTCCGAATGAGCGGAATGAACTTTTCCAGAGTTATACGAGCAGTAGTGGTGAAATAATATTGTATCTTTTTAAAAAATCGGGGACATAATGCAAAAAATGACATTGTTTGTTTGGGCTATTCTTTTTATAATGATGGCCGGTTGTTCCGAAGGGGATTCTCCCCTTACCACCGACACCGGTCAAACATCGGATATGCCTTTTGCCATGGCACAGGGAACATCCAGGCGAGAGGCTGCTCCAGAACAAAATATTATCACACAACAGGCTTCTTCGATTAACAGATTTGCCCTTGCGATGTACAAATATCTTGCCGAAAAAGAGGGTAATACTTTCTTTTCACCCTATAGCATTATTGCAGCCCTCGGGATGGCCGAGGCTGGTGCAGAGGGCGAAACAGAACGTCAGATCCGGGAAGCACTCTTTGTAACCCTGTCCGGCGATGACCTGCACGGTGCACTCAACGGTCTCGATTTGTCACTTGAGGAGTATGCACAGGCACAACAGGGTGTAACGCTTTGTATCGTTAACAGCATCTGGGCGCAAACAGGATGGAATTTATTACCCGAATATCTTAATCTGCTTTCCCGGTATTACGGCGCAGGGGTTAACCTTCTCGATTTTATTTCCGAGCCCGATTCGAGCAGGATTGTAATCAATACCTGGGTGGAAGAGCAGACAAACCAGCGGATCGAAGACCTTATTCCGCAGGGCGCCATCAGAAGTGATACGAGGCTTGTTTTGACCAATGCGATCCATTTCCTTGCCGATTGGCGTTATCAGTTCGATCCTGCACTGACCGGTGATGAATCTTTTACCCGCCTGGATAACAGTACGATCACCGTTCCCCTGATGCAGCTTGGTGAATCCGGCGAAAAAGTAACCATGGCCTATGCGCAAAGGGGGCATGTCCGGGCTGTGGATTTTCCGTACAGAGGCAATCGGCTGTGTATGACAGTCCTGTTGCCCGACAGCGGAGAATTCGATGAGTTTGAAAATTCCTGCACTGCAGACACGATTGACGAAATCCTTCAGCTGCTGGATTCAACTAAGCTTCCGCCCGTGCGTCTGCCCAAATACACCG from the Chitinivibrionales bacterium genome contains:
- a CDS encoding anti-sigma factor antagonist (This anti-anti-sigma factor, or anti-sigma factor antagonist, belongs to a family that includes characterized members SpoIIAA, RsbV, RsfA, and RsfB.), with the translated sequence MAIKIKAKKHKDIPVLEITGKISSEDAIKISKRLENMAKKPFQQLVIDLSSINYLDSHWLGVFVYSWRLFQENNKELIFCIPPGFVLDLFTNSNLDRSFKIIHSLDSI
- a CDS encoding serpin family protein, with product MQKMTLFVWAILFIMMAGCSEGDSPLTTDTGQTSDMPFAMAQGTSRREAAPEQNIITQQASSINRFALAMYKYLAEKEGNTFFSPYSIIAALGMAEAGAEGETERQIREALFVTLSGDDLHGALNGLDLSLEEYAQAQQGVTLCIVNSIWAQTGWNLLPEYLNLLSRYYGAGVNLLDFISEPDSSRIVINTWVEEQTNQRIEDLIPQGAIRSDTRLVLTNAIHFLADWRYQFDPALTGDESFTRLDNSTITVPLMQLGESGEKVTMAYAQRGHVRAVDFPYRGNRLCMTVLLPDSGEFDEFENSCTADTIDEILQLLDSTKLPPVRLPKYTVTTASLSLVEALKSLGMTDAFDASKADFSGIDGTKGLCVSDVIHKAFIAVDESGTEAAAATAVVISRSSVGDMPSFVADRPFIYLIRDRQTGVILFMGRLVDPAE